From a single Brassica napus cultivar Da-Ae chromosome C9, Da-Ae, whole genome shotgun sequence genomic region:
- the LOC106397719 gene encoding bZIP transcription factor 27-like isoform X2, whose amino-acid sequence MTQVTMEEVWKDINLASLHPHRQLNIDHEPVLSNQTPNKSIFQDFLNKPLNQEPPPSSSSTHHGSLLAPPATVISLNTHFIDTHFDESAMFGCFGKKRGQDSDDSRGDRRHNRMTKNRESAARSRARKQAYINELELEIVHLKKENARLKRQEEQLKMAEATQHQTKKILQRSWTSPF is encoded by the exons ATGACTCAAGTCACTATGGAAGAAGTATGGAAAGATATCAACCTTGCTTCGCTTCACCCACATCGCCAGCTAAACATTGATCATGAGCCAGTGTTGAGTAACCAAACCCCTAATAAATCCATCTTCCAAGATTTCCTCAACAAGCCTTTGAATCAGGAACCACCACCTTCGTCTTCCTCCACTCACCACGGCTCTCTTCTTGCTCCTCCTGCAACTGTTATAAGCTTGAACACTCACTTCATTGATACCCACTTTGATGAATCTGCGATGTTTGGTTGCTTTGGGAAGAAAAGAGGCCAAGATTCTGATGATAGCAGAGGAGACAGAAGGCATAACCGTATGACAAAGAACAGAGAATCTGCTGCTCGTTCCAGAGCTAGGAAACAG GCATATATAAACGAGCTGGAGCTTGAAATCGTTCACTTGAAGAAGGAAAATGCAAGACTCAAGAGACAAGAAGAGCAG TTGAAAATGGCTGAAGCAACTCAACACCAAACAAAGAAAATACTTCAACGGTCTTGGACATCTCCTTTTTGA
- the LOC106397719 gene encoding bZIP transcription factor 27-like isoform X1: MTQVTMEEVWKDINLASLHPHRQLNIDHEPVLSNQTPNKSIFQDFLNKPLNQEPPPSSSSTHHGSLLAPPATVISLNTHFIDTHFDESAMFGCFGKKRGQDSDDSRGDRRHNRMTKNRESAARSRARKQAYINELELEIVHLKKENARLKRQEEQMQLKMAEATQHQTKKILQRSWTSPF, encoded by the exons ATGACTCAAGTCACTATGGAAGAAGTATGGAAAGATATCAACCTTGCTTCGCTTCACCCACATCGCCAGCTAAACATTGATCATGAGCCAGTGTTGAGTAACCAAACCCCTAATAAATCCATCTTCCAAGATTTCCTCAACAAGCCTTTGAATCAGGAACCACCACCTTCGTCTTCCTCCACTCACCACGGCTCTCTTCTTGCTCCTCCTGCAACTGTTATAAGCTTGAACACTCACTTCATTGATACCCACTTTGATGAATCTGCGATGTTTGGTTGCTTTGGGAAGAAAAGAGGCCAAGATTCTGATGATAGCAGAGGAGACAGAAGGCATAACCGTATGACAAAGAACAGAGAATCTGCTGCTCGTTCCAGAGCTAGGAAACAG GCATATATAAACGAGCTGGAGCTTGAAATCGTTCACTTGAAGAAGGAAAATGCAAGACTCAAGAGACAAGAAGAGCAG ATGCAGTTGAAAATGGCTGAAGCAACTCAACACCAAACAAAGAAAATACTTCAACGGTCTTGGACATCTCCTTTTTGA
- the LOC106366428 gene encoding protein MID1-COMPLEMENTING ACTIVITY 2-like isoform X3, whose translation MAHSWDQLGEIASVAQLTGVDAVKLIGMIVTAANTARMHKKNCRQFAQHLKLIGNLLEQLKISEMKKTRPEVQEPLEGLEDALRRSYLLVNSCQDKSYLYLLAMGWNIVYQFRKAQDEIDRYLKIIPLITLVDNVRVRERLEVIDSDQREYTLDEEDRKVQDVILKQESTREAAASVLKKTLSRSYPEMGFCEALKTENGKLQVELQRSRARYDTDQCQVIQRLIAVTETVEDVDDEPVKDDSYDAVYPKKSSTRGLESPQHQEEWHTDLLDCCSEPTLCLKTFFFPCGTLAKISTVATNKQITSSEACSDLMVYSLILSCCCYTCCIRKKLRKTLSIKGGSIDDFLSHLMCCCCALVQELREVEIRGASYETEKKKMKNMTPPLPQFMEE comes from the exons ATGGCTCACTCGTGGGATCAACTAGGGGAAATAGCTTCAGTGGCACAGCTTACAGGAGTAGACGCCGTGAAACTCATCGGAATGATAGTCACCGCCGCGAACACAGCTCGCATGCACAAGAAGAACTGCCGCCAGTTCGCACAGCATCTTAAGCTCATTGGTAACTTGCTCGAGCAGCTTAAAATCTCCGAGATGAAGAAGACGCGTCCCGAGGTTCAGGAGCCGCTCGAAGGGCTTGAAGACGCTCTTAGAAGATCTTACCTTCTTGTCAACAGCTGCCAAGACAAGAGTTATCTCTACTTGTTAGCCATGGGATGGAACATTGTTTACCAGTTTCGTAAGGCTCAGGACGAGATCGATCGTTATCTCAAGATCATCCCGCTTATCACTTTGGTCGACaacgttcgggttcgg GAGAGGCTTGAAGTTATTGACAGTGATCAGCGTGAGTACACGCTCGATGAAGAAGATAGAAAGGTGCAAGATGTTATTTTGAAACAAGAATCCACCAGAGAAGCTGCTGCGTCGGTTCTCAAGAAGACGCTCTCTCGTTCTTACCCGGAGATGGGTTTCTGCGAAGCGCTTAAAACGGAGAATGGGAAGTTGCAAGTTGAGTTGCAACGTTCGCGTGCGCGTTATGACACGGACCAGTGCCAAGTCATACAGCGTTTGATTGCTGTTACTGAAACTGTTGAAGATGTAGATGATGAACCTGTGAAAGATGACTCCTATGATGCGGTTTATCCAAAGAAAAGTAGTACTAGAGGGTTGGAATCACCACAACACCAGGAAGAATGGCACACTGACTTGTTGGATTGTTGCTCAGAGCCTACTCTAT GCTTGAAGACATTCTTTTTCCCATGTGGTACATTAGCAAAGATATCCACTGTGGCTACTAACAAACAAATCA CTTCAAGTGAAGCTTGTAGTGACCTAATGGTGTACTCTTTGATACTCTCATGCTGCTGCTATACTTGTTGCATAAGGAAGAAGCTTCGGAAGACGCTGAGTATAAAG GGAGGGTCCATTGACGACTTTTTGTCACATctaatgtgttgttgttgtgCTCTTGTCCAAGAACTGAGAGAAGTCGAGATTCGTGGAGCTTCTTACG aaacagagaaaaagaagatgaaaaacaTGACTCCACCTTTACCTCAGTTCATGGAAGAATGA
- the LOC106366428 gene encoding protein MID1-COMPLEMENTING ACTIVITY 2-like isoform X4: MAHSWDQLGEIASVAQLTGVDAVKLIGMIVTAANTARMHKKNCRQFAQHLKLIGNLLEQLKISEMKKTRPEVQEPLEGLEDALRRSYLLVNSCQDKSYLYLLAMGWNIVYQFRKAQDEIDRYLKIIPLITLVDNVRVRERLEVIDSDQREYTLDEEDRKVQDVILKQESTREAAASVLKKTLSRSYPEMGFCEALKTENGKLQVELQRSRARYDTDQCQVIQRLIAVTETVEDVDDEPVKDDSYDAVYPKKSSTRGLESPQHQEEWHTDLLDCCSEPTLCLKTFFFPCGTLAKISTVATNKQITSSEACSDLMVYSLILSCCCYTCCIRKKLRKTLSIKGGSIDDFLSHLMCCCCALVQELREVEIRGASYEKKKMKNMTPPLPQFMEE; the protein is encoded by the exons ATGGCTCACTCGTGGGATCAACTAGGGGAAATAGCTTCAGTGGCACAGCTTACAGGAGTAGACGCCGTGAAACTCATCGGAATGATAGTCACCGCCGCGAACACAGCTCGCATGCACAAGAAGAACTGCCGCCAGTTCGCACAGCATCTTAAGCTCATTGGTAACTTGCTCGAGCAGCTTAAAATCTCCGAGATGAAGAAGACGCGTCCCGAGGTTCAGGAGCCGCTCGAAGGGCTTGAAGACGCTCTTAGAAGATCTTACCTTCTTGTCAACAGCTGCCAAGACAAGAGTTATCTCTACTTGTTAGCCATGGGATGGAACATTGTTTACCAGTTTCGTAAGGCTCAGGACGAGATCGATCGTTATCTCAAGATCATCCCGCTTATCACTTTGGTCGACaacgttcgggttcgg GAGAGGCTTGAAGTTATTGACAGTGATCAGCGTGAGTACACGCTCGATGAAGAAGATAGAAAGGTGCAAGATGTTATTTTGAAACAAGAATCCACCAGAGAAGCTGCTGCGTCGGTTCTCAAGAAGACGCTCTCTCGTTCTTACCCGGAGATGGGTTTCTGCGAAGCGCTTAAAACGGAGAATGGGAAGTTGCAAGTTGAGTTGCAACGTTCGCGTGCGCGTTATGACACGGACCAGTGCCAAGTCATACAGCGTTTGATTGCTGTTACTGAAACTGTTGAAGATGTAGATGATGAACCTGTGAAAGATGACTCCTATGATGCGGTTTATCCAAAGAAAAGTAGTACTAGAGGGTTGGAATCACCACAACACCAGGAAGAATGGCACACTGACTTGTTGGATTGTTGCTCAGAGCCTACTCTAT GCTTGAAGACATTCTTTTTCCCATGTGGTACATTAGCAAAGATATCCACTGTGGCTACTAACAAACAAATCA CTTCAAGTGAAGCTTGTAGTGACCTAATGGTGTACTCTTTGATACTCTCATGCTGCTGCTATACTTGTTGCATAAGGAAGAAGCTTCGGAAGACGCTGAGTATAAAG GGAGGGTCCATTGACGACTTTTTGTCACATctaatgtgttgttgttgtgCTCTTGTCCAAGAACTGAGAGAAGTCGAGATTCGTGGAGCTTCTTACG agaaaaagaagatgaaaaacaTGACTCCACCTTTACCTCAGTTCATGGAAGAATGA
- the LOC106366428 gene encoding protein MID1-COMPLEMENTING ACTIVITY 2-like isoform X2 gives MAHSWDQLGEIASVAQLTGVDAVKLIGMIVTAANTARMHKKNCRQFAQHLKLIGNLLEQLKISEMKKTRPEVQEPLEGLEDALRRSYLLVNSCQDKSYLYLLAMGWNIVYQFRKAQDEIDRYLKIIPLITLVDNVRVRERLEVIDSDQREYTLDEEDRKVQDVILKQESTREAAASVLKKTLSRSYPEMGFCEALKTENGKLQVELQRSRARYDTDQCQVIQRLIAVTETVEDVDDEPVKDDSYDAVYPKKSSTRGLESPQHQEEWHTDLLDCCSEPTLCLKTFFFPCGTLAKISTVATNKQITSSEACSDLMVYSLILSCCCYTCCIRKKLRKTLSIKGGSIDDFLSHLMCCCCALVQELREVEIRGASYAETEKKKMKNMTPPLPQFMEE, from the exons ATGGCTCACTCGTGGGATCAACTAGGGGAAATAGCTTCAGTGGCACAGCTTACAGGAGTAGACGCCGTGAAACTCATCGGAATGATAGTCACCGCCGCGAACACAGCTCGCATGCACAAGAAGAACTGCCGCCAGTTCGCACAGCATCTTAAGCTCATTGGTAACTTGCTCGAGCAGCTTAAAATCTCCGAGATGAAGAAGACGCGTCCCGAGGTTCAGGAGCCGCTCGAAGGGCTTGAAGACGCTCTTAGAAGATCTTACCTTCTTGTCAACAGCTGCCAAGACAAGAGTTATCTCTACTTGTTAGCCATGGGATGGAACATTGTTTACCAGTTTCGTAAGGCTCAGGACGAGATCGATCGTTATCTCAAGATCATCCCGCTTATCACTTTGGTCGACaacgttcgggttcgg GAGAGGCTTGAAGTTATTGACAGTGATCAGCGTGAGTACACGCTCGATGAAGAAGATAGAAAGGTGCAAGATGTTATTTTGAAACAAGAATCCACCAGAGAAGCTGCTGCGTCGGTTCTCAAGAAGACGCTCTCTCGTTCTTACCCGGAGATGGGTTTCTGCGAAGCGCTTAAAACGGAGAATGGGAAGTTGCAAGTTGAGTTGCAACGTTCGCGTGCGCGTTATGACACGGACCAGTGCCAAGTCATACAGCGTTTGATTGCTGTTACTGAAACTGTTGAAGATGTAGATGATGAACCTGTGAAAGATGACTCCTATGATGCGGTTTATCCAAAGAAAAGTAGTACTAGAGGGTTGGAATCACCACAACACCAGGAAGAATGGCACACTGACTTGTTGGATTGTTGCTCAGAGCCTACTCTAT GCTTGAAGACATTCTTTTTCCCATGTGGTACATTAGCAAAGATATCCACTGTGGCTACTAACAAACAAATCA CTTCAAGTGAAGCTTGTAGTGACCTAATGGTGTACTCTTTGATACTCTCATGCTGCTGCTATACTTGTTGCATAAGGAAGAAGCTTCGGAAGACGCTGAGTATAAAG GGAGGGTCCATTGACGACTTTTTGTCACATctaatgtgttgttgttgtgCTCTTGTCCAAGAACTGAGAGAAGTCGAGATTCGTGGAGCTTCTTACG CAGaaacagagaaaaagaagatgaaaaacaTGACTCCACCTTTACCTCAGTTCATGGAAGAATGA
- the LOC106366428 gene encoding protein MID1-COMPLEMENTING ACTIVITY 2-like isoform X1: MAHSWDQLGEIASVAQLTGVDAVKLIGMIVTAANTARMHKKNCRQFAQHLKLIGNLLEQLKISEMKKTRPEVQEPLEGLEDALRRSYLLVNSCQDKSYLYLLAMGWNIVYQFRKAQDEIDRYLKIIPLITLVDNVRVRERLEVIDSDQREYTLDEEDRKVQDVILKQESTREAAASVLKKTLSRSYPEMGFCEALKTENGKLQVELQRSRARYDTDQCQVIQRLIAVTETVEDVDDEPVKDDSYDAVYPKKSSTRGLESPQHQEEWHTDLLDCCSEPTLCLKTFFFPCGTLAKISTVATNKQITSSEACSDLMVYSLILSCCCYTCCIRKKLRKTLSIKGGSIDDFLSHLMCCCCALVQELREVEIRGASYGKHIHLQIDFLQSFESFDLIFKAETEKKKMKNMTPPLPQFMEE; this comes from the exons ATGGCTCACTCGTGGGATCAACTAGGGGAAATAGCTTCAGTGGCACAGCTTACAGGAGTAGACGCCGTGAAACTCATCGGAATGATAGTCACCGCCGCGAACACAGCTCGCATGCACAAGAAGAACTGCCGCCAGTTCGCACAGCATCTTAAGCTCATTGGTAACTTGCTCGAGCAGCTTAAAATCTCCGAGATGAAGAAGACGCGTCCCGAGGTTCAGGAGCCGCTCGAAGGGCTTGAAGACGCTCTTAGAAGATCTTACCTTCTTGTCAACAGCTGCCAAGACAAGAGTTATCTCTACTTGTTAGCCATGGGATGGAACATTGTTTACCAGTTTCGTAAGGCTCAGGACGAGATCGATCGTTATCTCAAGATCATCCCGCTTATCACTTTGGTCGACaacgttcgggttcgg GAGAGGCTTGAAGTTATTGACAGTGATCAGCGTGAGTACACGCTCGATGAAGAAGATAGAAAGGTGCAAGATGTTATTTTGAAACAAGAATCCACCAGAGAAGCTGCTGCGTCGGTTCTCAAGAAGACGCTCTCTCGTTCTTACCCGGAGATGGGTTTCTGCGAAGCGCTTAAAACGGAGAATGGGAAGTTGCAAGTTGAGTTGCAACGTTCGCGTGCGCGTTATGACACGGACCAGTGCCAAGTCATACAGCGTTTGATTGCTGTTACTGAAACTGTTGAAGATGTAGATGATGAACCTGTGAAAGATGACTCCTATGATGCGGTTTATCCAAAGAAAAGTAGTACTAGAGGGTTGGAATCACCACAACACCAGGAAGAATGGCACACTGACTTGTTGGATTGTTGCTCAGAGCCTACTCTAT GCTTGAAGACATTCTTTTTCCCATGTGGTACATTAGCAAAGATATCCACTGTGGCTACTAACAAACAAATCA CTTCAAGTGAAGCTTGTAGTGACCTAATGGTGTACTCTTTGATACTCTCATGCTGCTGCTATACTTGTTGCATAAGGAAGAAGCTTCGGAAGACGCTGAGTATAAAG GGAGGGTCCATTGACGACTTTTTGTCACATctaatgtgttgttgttgtgCTCTTGTCCAAGAACTGAGAGAAGTCGAGATTCGTGGAGCTTCTTACGGTAAACATATACATTTACAGATAGATTTTTTACAAagttttgaatcttttgatCTAATATTTAAAGCAGaaacagagaaaaagaagatgaaaaacaTGACTCCACCTTTACCTCAGTTCATGGAAGAATGA
- the LOC106366427 gene encoding uncharacterized protein LOC106366427 isoform X1, producing MSRCYPFPPPGFVPNQVRDESLIEPIKKGTKEEVKREKKDRKHNKDKKDRKRKERDNEAGRSSKHSHKRQRKDESLEKSCLTIELEHQASSQTSCDSTLRSNENEGPNHVKSQPLNGRHNDSGEFVCLLVAGSVLLHVLAATMMTLFLRILAMGFEETSTRVFLLHDKEQKYPEVMMTNRGQKQCSASSHQESIGPSKLCSKCPPSTAMRFLKLIENWAPETKLADSEDQEWWLLMKVGAKRRHQVSVQRSSKGSSSMVWPTAQFLPEAELHALPFTVPF from the exons ATGTCACGGTGTTACCCGTTCCCTCCACCTGGCTTTGTACCGAACCAAGTTCGGGATGAGTCTCTGATCGAACCGATCAAAAAG GGGACAAAGGAGGAAGttaagagagaaaagaaagataGAAAACACAACAAGGATAAAAAGGATAGAAAGAGGAAGGAGAGGGATAACGAGGCTGGCCGAAGCAGTAAACACAGTCATAAGAGACAGCGCAAAGATGAGTCCCTGGAGAAGAGCTGCCTTACGATAGAACTTGAGCATCAAGCGTCTTCTCAGACTTCTTGCGATAGCACTCTTCGTAGCAATGAGAATGAGGGACCAAATCATGTTAAGAGTCAGCCCCTCAACGGTAGGCATAACGACTCTGGTGAGTTTGTTTGTTTACTTGTTGCTGGGTCTGTTTTGCTTCACGTGCTTGCTGCCACGATGATGACTCTCTTTCTTCGAATTCTTGCTATGGGTTTTGAAGAAACTAGCACACGGGTCTTCTTGTTACATGACAAAGAGCAGAAATATCCTGAGGTGATGATGACCAACAGGGGTCAAAAACAGTGTTCGGCCTCTAGTCATCAAGAAAGTATTGGACCTTCAAAGCTCTGCAGCAAATGCCCTCCTTCTACGGCCATGCGATTCTTGAAACTCATCGAGAACTGGGCT CCTGAGACCAAGCTCGCAGACTCTGAGGATCAAGAATGGTGGTTGTTGATGAAAGTTGGCGCCAAAAGACGTCATCAAGTTAGCGTTCAGAGAAGCAGCAAGGGAAGTAGTTCGATGGTGTGGCCAACTGCTCAGTTTCTTCCAGAAGCCGAACTACACGCATTGCCATTCACTGTACCCTTTTGA
- the LOC106366427 gene encoding uncharacterized protein LOC106366427 isoform X2 yields the protein MSRCYPFPPPGFVPNQVRDESLIEPIKKGTKEEVKREKKDRKHNKDKKDRKRKERDNEAGRSSKHSHKRQRKDESLEKSCLTIELEHQASSQTSCDSTLRSNENEGPNHVKSQPLNGRHNDSETSTRVFLLHDKEQKYPEVMMTNRGQKQCSASSHQESIGPSKLCSKCPPSTAMRFLKLIENWAPETKLADSEDQEWWLLMKVGAKRRHQVSVQRSSKGSSSMVWPTAQFLPEAELHALPFTVPF from the exons ATGTCACGGTGTTACCCGTTCCCTCCACCTGGCTTTGTACCGAACCAAGTTCGGGATGAGTCTCTGATCGAACCGATCAAAAAG GGGACAAAGGAGGAAGttaagagagaaaagaaagataGAAAACACAACAAGGATAAAAAGGATAGAAAGAGGAAGGAGAGGGATAACGAGGCTGGCCGAAGCAGTAAACACAGTCATAAGAGACAGCGCAAAGATGAGTCCCTGGAGAAGAGCTGCCTTACGATAGAACTTGAGCATCAAGCGTCTTCTCAGACTTCTTGCGATAGCACTCTTCGTAGCAATGAGAATGAGGGACCAAATCATGTTAAGAGTCAGCCCCTCAACGGTAGGCATAACGACTCTG AAACTAGCACACGGGTCTTCTTGTTACATGACAAAGAGCAGAAATATCCTGAGGTGATGATGACCAACAGGGGTCAAAAACAGTGTTCGGCCTCTAGTCATCAAGAAAGTATTGGACCTTCAAAGCTCTGCAGCAAATGCCCTCCTTCTACGGCCATGCGATTCTTGAAACTCATCGAGAACTGGGCT CCTGAGACCAAGCTCGCAGACTCTGAGGATCAAGAATGGTGGTTGTTGATGAAAGTTGGCGCCAAAAGACGTCATCAAGTTAGCGTTCAGAGAAGCAGCAAGGGAAGTAGTTCGATGGTGTGGCCAACTGCTCAGTTTCTTCCAGAAGCCGAACTACACGCATTGCCATTCACTGTACCCTTTTGA